One segment of Streptosporangium brasiliense DNA contains the following:
- a CDS encoding sensor histidine kinase encodes MTWLRGLRARLVITFVLVGGLSAVGAAGLTYYKARTNLLAGVQDRSLKDFKNRVLLLSRDVALPAADDELARLAEDLEVGDREVYVVRDGAVPSDARITAELRRTVLRRPELAWQRVTRDGVPYLVGGSRVMLLAGGAPSGITVYLVESLAQAADDEAAVLRAAQAAALPVVLLAVLAGLLAARGVLRPVADLDRAARRLGEGRLETRLPVRGGDELARLAGRFNETAAALERSVDELREMEARSRRFVADVSHELRTPLAAATAVTDVLEAGADRLDADAGTAARLVTAEVARLTKLVDDLMEISRFDAGAAVLNLNEVDVGAAVAACLRSRGWSDRVTADLPPDIRVALDPRRLDVIVANLVGNALRHGAPPVTVRVRAGGQAVVVEIADHGPGLPADVLPHVFERFYKADAARARSEGSGLGLAIARENALLHGGDLTVAAGPGAVFTLALPRERP; translated from the coding sequence ATGACCTGGCTGCGGGGGTTGCGGGCCCGGCTGGTGATCACGTTCGTGCTGGTGGGTGGGCTGAGCGCGGTGGGGGCCGCCGGGCTGACCTACTACAAGGCACGGACCAACCTGCTGGCCGGGGTGCAGGACCGGTCGCTGAAGGACTTCAAGAACCGGGTGCTGCTGCTGTCGCGCGACGTCGCGCTGCCCGCCGCCGACGACGAGCTCGCCCGGCTCGCCGAGGACCTCGAGGTGGGCGACCGCGAGGTGTACGTGGTCAGGGACGGCGCCGTCCCCAGCGACGCCCGTATCACCGCCGAACTGCGCCGGACCGTCCTGCGGCGGCCGGAGCTGGCCTGGCAGCGGGTGACCCGCGACGGCGTGCCGTACCTCGTGGGCGGCAGCAGGGTCATGCTCCTCGCGGGCGGCGCGCCGTCGGGGATCACCGTCTATCTCGTCGAGTCGCTCGCGCAGGCCGCCGACGACGAGGCGGCCGTGCTGCGCGCCGCGCAGGCGGCGGCCCTGCCGGTCGTGCTGCTGGCGGTGCTGGCCGGGCTGCTGGCCGCGCGCGGCGTGCTGCGCCCGGTCGCCGATCTGGACCGCGCGGCCCGGCGGCTGGGCGAAGGGCGGCTGGAGACCCGCCTGCCCGTGCGCGGCGGCGACGAGCTGGCACGGCTGGCGGGACGGTTCAACGAGACCGCCGCCGCGCTGGAACGCTCGGTCGACGAACTGCGCGAGATGGAGGCCAGGTCGCGGCGGTTCGTCGCCGACGTCTCCCACGAACTGCGCACCCCGCTGGCCGCCGCCACCGCCGTCACCGACGTCCTCGAAGCCGGTGCCGACCGGCTGGACGCCGATGCCGGGACCGCCGCCCGGCTGGTCACCGCCGAGGTCGCCCGGCTCACCAAGCTCGTCGACGATCTGATGGAGATCTCCCGCTTCGACGCCGGAGCCGCCGTGCTCAACCTCAACGAGGTGGACGTCGGCGCCGCCGTCGCCGCCTGCCTGCGCTCGCGCGGCTGGAGCGACCGTGTCACCGCCGACCTGCCGCCGGACATCCGTGTCGCGCTCGACCCACGCCGCCTGGACGTCATCGTCGCCAACCTCGTCGGCAACGCGCTGCGGCACGGCGCGCCGCCCGTCACGGTCCGGGTGCGCGCCGGAGGCCAGGCCGTCGTCGTCGAGATCGCCGACCACGGGCCGGGTCTGCCCGCCGACGTCCTCCCGCACGTCTTCGAGCGCTTCTACAAGGCCGACGCCGCCCGCGCCCGCTCCGAAGGCAGCGGTCTGGGCCTGGCCATCGCCCGCGAGAACGCCCTGCTGCACGGCGGTGACCTCACCGTCGCCGCCGGTCCCGGAGCCGTCTTCACCCTCGCCCTGCCGAGGGAACGCCCGTGA
- a CDS encoding response regulator transcription factor has product MARVLLIEDDPNVRDALTLALKGRAHEVESAASGEEGLERLARFAADVVVLDLMLPGIDGFEVCRRIRATTATSIVMLSARGDDFDVVGGLEAGADDYVVKPVRPQVLEARIRAVLRRTDSVPSPVETYGALCVDRASLTVSRGGRQVALPPMELRLLLYLSAAPGQVFNRQQLLESVWEHDYLGDSRLVDACVQRLRAKIEDVPAEPRYVQTVRGFGYRFGPV; this is encoded by the coding sequence ATGGCTCGCGTGTTGCTGATCGAGGACGACCCGAACGTCAGGGACGCTCTGACGCTCGCCCTCAAGGGCAGGGCCCACGAGGTCGAATCGGCGGCATCCGGGGAGGAAGGGCTGGAGCGGCTGGCGCGCTTCGCCGCCGACGTGGTGGTGCTCGACCTCATGCTGCCCGGCATCGACGGGTTCGAGGTCTGCCGCCGCATCCGCGCGACCACCGCTACCTCCATCGTGATGCTGAGCGCGCGGGGCGACGACTTCGACGTGGTCGGCGGGCTGGAGGCCGGCGCGGACGACTACGTGGTCAAGCCGGTGCGCCCGCAGGTGCTGGAGGCCCGGATCAGGGCGGTGCTGCGCCGTACCGACAGCGTGCCCTCGCCCGTGGAGACCTATGGCGCGCTGTGCGTGGACCGCGCCTCCCTGACCGTGAGCAGGGGCGGGCGGCAGGTCGCGCTGCCGCCGATGGAGCTGCGGCTGCTGCTGTATCTGTCGGCCGCGCCGGGACAGGTCTTCAACAGGCAGCAGTTGCTGGAGTCGGTGTGGGAGCACGACTACCTGGGCGACTCGCGGCTGGTGGACGCGTGCGTGCAGCGACTGCGCGCCAAGATCGAGGACGTGCCGGCCGAGCCGAGATACGTGCAGACCGTGCGCGGGTTCGGCTACCGCTTCGGGCCGGTATGA
- a CDS encoding cytochrome P450 produces MTAELDPKKTWPDIVPGPLGTPPPEFARRRQEGPLDPAAMPSGDLVPVAVRYEDVRTLLGSAASSRNLRLPGLPRLVSGMGIDDDPDALINQDPPEHTRYRRIMHGAFTPRQTEPWRPWIAAIAGELLDGLGEEFDLVDAFAVRLPGQVICRLLGVPYDDYGQFVAWTDMFLTTSTATEQVRYQGYTEFMAYARDLVARHRAEPGDDLIDLLVQARDDEDRLSEGELVNTVFSLITAGHETTTSMVSRGAFRLMLHRGQWDELVAQPDLAPAAAEEILRYDGPPASAFMRRMTKDVELSGGTLKAGTVVMPNLNAANHDPSAFPEPERFDIHRFGAQPAQPHLAFGYGPHRCLAAALARVELTEAVRALAVKRPGLRLAVPAEEVEWSDGLTHRPVALPVTSA; encoded by the coding sequence ATGACCGCCGAACTCGACCCGAAGAAGACCTGGCCCGACATCGTCCCCGGACCGCTGGGCACGCCGCCGCCGGAGTTCGCCCGCCGCCGCCAGGAGGGGCCGCTGGACCCGGCCGCGATGCCGAGCGGGGACCTGGTGCCGGTGGCCGTCAGGTACGAGGACGTGCGGACCCTGCTGGGTTCGGCGGCCTCCAGCCGCAACCTGCGTCTGCCGGGCCTGCCACGGCTGGTGAGCGGCATGGGCATCGACGACGACCCGGACGCGCTGATCAATCAGGATCCGCCGGAGCACACCCGCTACCGGCGGATCATGCACGGGGCCTTCACGCCCCGCCAGACCGAGCCGTGGCGGCCGTGGATCGCGGCGATCGCCGGTGAGCTGCTCGACGGGCTGGGGGAGGAGTTCGACCTGGTGGACGCGTTCGCGGTGCGGCTGCCGGGCCAGGTCATCTGCCGGCTGCTCGGCGTGCCGTACGACGACTACGGTCAGTTCGTGGCCTGGACGGACATGTTCCTCACCACCTCCACCGCGACCGAGCAGGTCCGCTACCAGGGCTACACCGAATTCATGGCCTACGCCCGCGACCTGGTGGCCCGTCATCGCGCGGAACCCGGCGACGACCTCATCGACCTGCTCGTGCAGGCCCGCGACGACGAGGACCGGCTGAGCGAGGGCGAACTGGTCAACACCGTGTTCTCGCTGATCACCGCGGGGCACGAGACGACCACCTCGATGGTGTCCAGGGGCGCCTTCCGCCTCATGCTCCATCGCGGGCAGTGGGACGAGCTGGTCGCTCAGCCGGATCTGGCGCCCGCCGCGGCCGAGGAGATCCTGCGCTACGACGGGCCGCCGGCCAGTGCGTTCATGCGCCGGATGACCAAGGACGTTGAGCTGTCGGGCGGCACCCTGAAAGCCGGGACGGTCGTGATGCCCAACCTCAACGCCGCCAACCACGACCCCAGCGCCTTCCCCGAGCCGGAGCGCTTCGACATCCACCGCTTCGGCGCGCAGCCGGCGCAGCCGCACCTGGCCTTCGGGTACGGCCCGCACCGCTGCCTGGCCGCCGCGCTGGCCAGGGTGGAGCTCACCGAAGCCGTCCGGGCGCTGGCGGTCAAACGGCCGGGGCTGCGGCTGGCCGTTCCGGCAGAGGAGGTCGAGTGGAGCGACGGTCTGACGCACCGTCCCGTCGCGCTTCCGGTCACCTCGGCCTGA